One window of Chamaesiphon minutus PCC 6605 genomic DNA carries:
- a CDS encoding CheR family methyltransferase, with product MTSEPASASPTSESDGREIDTVPLNADGLPLVRAIVDRDGVSDFPIVGMAASAGGLEAFTELLSHLPDDTGMAFVLIQHLAPDHHSLLSEILARVTPMPVCEAQHGMVVQPNQVYIIPPNTKMILWEGKLQLSPREKIFGKYMPGDAFFTSLAAARGHKAIAVVLSGGDGDGSLGLTAIKAAGGVTFAQCEGTAKFDSMPNTAVATGNVDFIFPPTRIAQELVTLSRNSVWTSSPPLIASTAIAPSYALATIFGLLRSTTGVDFSHYKSKTLDRRIQRRMLLCKLVQLEDYAAYLQIHPAEVKALYEEILIHVTSFFRDPEAFELLKTQVFPTIAQQKSAELPIRIWVAGCSTGEEVYSIAICLLEFLAERAIQPPIQIFATDISELSIDKARAGTYTEAQMVDVSPERRRRFFYPVEGGYHISKAVRELCVFARQDLSSDPPFSNVDLISCRNVLIYLGDSLQKRIMPIFHYSLNSTGFLLLGTSESTGKHPDLFATIDKKYRIYAKNPTATQATFSFTPSTYPTVKAIAAGRPKVNEQIGNLPSLPAAALRFDLQEKVDRLIAERYTPIGVVIDDEMQVLQLRGEIDRYLKLGAGAANLNLFNLVRSSLLVELRAAIDRSQRSNLPVTKTGLRLKKNDNSSSFNLQVIPFKISTDDRRFLILFEDVLITEVNNLQSNDLPISQGDLERENLRLRQELAATIQERNATQEYLRAVIQEQEYSNQDLKVANEEILSSNEELQSTNEELETAKEEIQATNEELNTTNDELRRRNLELDLVNNDLTNLLASINIPILMLTNDLLIRRFTPMAQQLFNFIPTDTGRPLSNIRTNLHLDDLEPLILEVLATLSVKELEVQTHSGYWYLLRIRPYRTTENKIDGVVMVLLDIDALKRSATTVEVARNYAEAIVETVRVPLLVLEADLRVNTANRSFCETFAVSQTETAQVTIFELGNGQWNIPGLRSILEEIITHNTVLENLEVEHLFEHIGRKIMLLNALKIIAAGDTPRILLSIEDITARKQLESERSQLLAQEQTARQEAETANRAKDDFLSNLSHELRNPLTAIIGWAQLLQTNELAEATVTRGLATIYRSAKVQSQLIEDMLDLSRIANGKLHLNLRRLDLVALINGAIESVQLAADAKSIQLVANLTPIAISGDVDRLGQVLWNLLTNAIKFTPNGGRVEIALATFQNQAQIRVSDTGQGMGTDLLLHVFDRFHQGDSSRSKSTQGLGLGLSIVQQIVELHSGTVRAESAGEGQGTTLVIQLPLADAPSDLALMTEPILTPAVYSLTGLNILAVDDEVDILDLMKFILENVGAEVTIVTSAQAAIAMLLASPGKYDALLSDIGMPEEDGYALIRQVRALAARSGGQIPAAAITAYVSNRDRQLALDAGFQVHLAKPIDPAQLIQMVANLTGRSNVDLN from the coding sequence ATGACTTCTGAGCCTGCGTCGGCATCGCCGACATCTGAATCTGATGGCCGCGAGATCGATACAGTGCCGCTAAATGCGGACGGATTGCCATTGGTGAGAGCTATTGTGGATCGAGACGGTGTGAGTGATTTTCCGATCGTCGGGATGGCCGCTTCTGCTGGCGGCTTAGAAGCCTTTACCGAACTACTGAGCCATCTGCCCGACGATACAGGTATGGCATTCGTGCTGATCCAACATTTAGCACCCGACCATCATAGTTTGTTGAGCGAGATTCTCGCCAGAGTTACCCCCATGCCAGTGTGCGAGGCGCAGCACGGGATGGTAGTGCAGCCAAACCAGGTGTATATCATCCCACCGAACACCAAGATGATCCTGTGGGAGGGCAAACTGCAACTATCGCCCCGCGAGAAGATCTTTGGTAAATACATGCCTGGAGATGCCTTCTTTACCTCCCTGGCAGCCGCACGCGGACACAAAGCGATCGCGGTAGTATTATCCGGCGGCGATGGCGATGGTTCGCTCGGACTGACGGCAATTAAAGCGGCAGGTGGTGTGACTTTTGCGCAGTGTGAAGGCACCGCCAAATTTGATAGTATGCCCAATACGGCGGTAGCGACTGGCAATGTCGATTTCATCTTCCCACCGACGCGTATTGCCCAAGAACTAGTAACTCTGAGTCGAAATTCTGTGTGGACGAGTTCGCCGCCGCTAATCGCTAGCACAGCCATCGCGCCAAGCTATGCACTCGCGACGATATTTGGACTATTGAGATCGACTACTGGCGTTGATTTTAGTCATTATAAATCCAAGACACTCGATCGCCGCATTCAGCGACGGATGTTGTTGTGTAAACTAGTCCAGTTGGAAGACTATGCTGCTTACCTACAAATACATCCAGCAGAAGTCAAAGCACTGTATGAAGAAATCCTGATTCATGTCACCAGCTTTTTCCGCGATCCGGAAGCCTTTGAATTGTTGAAAACGCAAGTTTTTCCCACAATTGCCCAGCAGAAGTCGGCGGAGTTACCGATTCGGATTTGGGTAGCGGGTTGTTCTACAGGCGAGGAAGTTTATTCGATCGCGATTTGTCTGCTAGAATTCTTGGCAGAGCGGGCGATCCAGCCGCCGATCCAGATTTTTGCGACCGATATTAGCGAGTTGTCGATCGATAAAGCTAGAGCGGGTACTTATACCGAAGCTCAGATGGTGGATGTGTCGCCAGAGCGTCGCCGTCGCTTCTTTTATCCGGTTGAGGGTGGCTACCACATTAGTAAGGCAGTCCGCGAATTATGTGTATTTGCCCGTCAAGATTTGAGTAGCGATCCGCCGTTTTCTAATGTCGATCTGATTAGCTGTCGCAATGTGCTGATTTACTTGGGTGACTCGCTCCAAAAGCGGATTATGCCGATTTTTCATTACAGTCTTAACTCGACTGGCTTTTTATTACTCGGCACGTCCGAAAGTACTGGCAAACATCCAGACTTGTTTGCCACGATCGATAAAAAGTACCGGATTTATGCCAAGAATCCTACTGCAACTCAGGCCACATTTTCGTTTACGCCTAGCACTTATCCCACCGTCAAAGCGATTGCCGCAGGCAGACCAAAGGTCAACGAGCAAATCGGCAATCTTCCGTCGCTGCCAGCGGCTGCCCTAAGATTCGATTTACAAGAAAAAGTCGATCGCTTAATTGCCGAGCGATACACGCCAATCGGCGTGGTAATTGATGATGAGATGCAGGTTTTACAATTACGTGGCGAGATCGATCGCTATCTCAAACTCGGAGCTGGAGCTGCTAATCTCAATTTATTCAATCTGGTACGATCGAGTTTATTAGTCGAACTGCGAGCGGCGATCGATCGATCGCAGCGGAGTAATTTACCCGTCACTAAAACTGGATTGCGTCTCAAAAAGAATGACAATTCTAGCAGCTTCAATCTGCAAGTAATCCCTTTCAAAATTTCGACTGACGATCGTCGTTTTTTAATTTTGTTTGAAGATGTATTAATTACCGAAGTCAACAATTTGCAATCGAACGATCTACCAATTTCCCAGGGAGATTTAGAACGAGAAAATCTCCGGTTGCGACAAGAACTCGCTGCCACAATTCAAGAACGTAATGCGACTCAGGAGTATTTACGTGCGGTCATTCAAGAGCAGGAATATAGCAATCAAGATCTCAAAGTTGCTAATGAAGAAATCCTGTCGAGTAATGAGGAGTTGCAAAGTACCAACGAAGAACTAGAAACCGCCAAAGAAGAGATTCAGGCAACTAATGAAGAACTTAATACTACCAACGACGAACTTCGCCGCCGCAATTTAGAATTGGATCTGGTCAACAACGATCTGACCAATTTATTAGCAAGTATTAATATTCCCATTTTGATGTTAACCAATGACTTGCTAATTCGACGGTTTACACCGATGGCGCAGCAGTTATTTAATTTTATTCCGACCGATACCGGACGACCCCTGAGCAATATTCGCACCAATTTGCACCTTGACGATTTAGAACCATTAATTTTGGAGGTATTAGCAACTCTAAGTGTCAAAGAACTAGAGGTGCAAACTCACAGCGGATATTGGTATCTGCTGCGCATCCGTCCCTACCGTACCACCGAAAATAAAATTGATGGGGTCGTAATGGTGTTGCTCGATATCGATGCTCTCAAGCGTAGTGCCACCACTGTCGAAGTAGCGCGAAACTATGCCGAAGCGATCGTCGAAACCGTGCGAGTACCACTCCTGGTACTAGAAGCAGATTTGCGGGTAAATACCGCCAATCGATCGTTCTGCGAAACATTTGCGGTTTCCCAAACCGAAACCGCCCAGGTGACCATTTTTGAGCTGGGAAATGGCCAGTGGAATATCCCTGGATTGCGATCGATCCTGGAGGAGATTATTACCCATAATACGGTGCTCGAAAATCTGGAAGTCGAACATCTATTCGAGCATATCGGGCGGAAAATCATGCTGCTGAACGCTCTCAAGATTATTGCCGCTGGGGATACGCCCCGGATCTTGCTATCGATCGAAGATATTACCGCGCGCAAGCAACTCGAATCCGAACGGTCGCAGCTACTCGCCCAGGAGCAAACGGCTCGTCAAGAGGCAGAGACAGCCAATCGCGCCAAAGATGATTTCTTATCCAACCTCTCCCACGAACTGCGCAACCCGCTCACGGCGATTATCGGCTGGGCGCAATTGCTCCAAACTAACGAGCTAGCCGAGGCCACCGTCACACGCGGTTTAGCTACGATCTATCGCAGTGCCAAGGTACAATCTCAACTGATTGAAGATATGCTCGATCTGTCCCGGATTGCCAATGGTAAATTGCACCTAAATCTGCGGCGGCTCGATCTAGTTGCCCTCATCAATGGCGCGATCGAATCCGTCCAACTTGCTGCCGATGCCAAATCGATTCAACTTGTCGCCAACCTTACCCCGATCGCGATTAGCGGTGATGTTGACAGGTTGGGACAAGTGTTGTGGAATCTCCTCACCAACGCCATTAAATTCACGCCTAATGGCGGACGAGTGGAAATCGCCCTGGCAACCTTCCAAAACCAGGCCCAGATTCGAGTCAGCGATACCGGGCAAGGAATGGGCACAGATTTATTGCTCCATGTCTTTGACAGGTTCCATCAAGGTGATTCTAGTAGGAGTAAATCCACTCAGGGATTGGGTTTGGGGCTGTCGATCGTCCAACAGATCGTCGAACTCCACAGCGGCACCGTCAGAGCAGAGAGTGCGGGCGAAGGACAAGGGACGACACTCGTCATCCAGTTGCCGCTAGCCGACGCACCGAGCGATCTAGCACTCATGACAGAACCAATCCTCACGCCAGCGGTTTATTCGTTGACTGGATTAAACATTCTCGCAGTTGATGATGAGGTGGATATCCTCGATCTGATGAAATTCATCTTGGAAAATGTCGGCGCAGAGGTGACGATTGTTACCTCTGCCCAGGCAGCGATCGCAATGCTGCTAGCATCTCCAGGCAAATATGACGCGCTCTTGTCCGATATCGGGATGCCCGAAGAAGATGGATATGCCTTAATCCGGCAGGTGAGAGCCTTGGCTGCCAGATCTGGGGGTCAGATTCCAGCAGCAGCAATTACGGCGTATGTCAGCAACAGAGACCGCCAACTGGCTCTCGACGCTGGGTTTCAAGTCCATTTAGCCAAACCGATCGATCCGGCACAACTCATCCAGATGGTGGCGAATCTAACTGGGCGATCGAATGTCGATCTGAACTAA
- a CDS encoding PAS domain S-box protein, whose translation MLEAESVAEGLEICQRQQIDGVLLDYALPDADGLEFLAELSARTNSSLPPVVMMTGQGSESVAVRAIKAGAQDYLVKRDLTPELLQLTMRKAVENARLRRQLQQCQERFKTSIDNMRECVSIFSAIRDDAGQIIDFRFDYLNQAALENNRMTAKDIGKSLCKLFPAFRTSGLFEEYCQLIATGEPLIRENLVYEDVFGGETLTRVYSIYATKLDDGFVSCCRDETAKRQAEQDLQAANEQIIDIWESMTDAYVTVDRDWRIIYANQAATQSIVHLTRLAPAEFIGKSHWDLFPSLVGGDVEREYRRALTDRVVVQMEVWFEPNASWFEAHLYPAAEGLGIYFRDITDRKQMEAERLEAQQERDRFFNLSIDLLAIGNFQGYFTRLNPAWEKTLGYTHAELMARPFVELVHPDDRSSTEEAIRLGLSESWVSTDFENRYRCKDGSYRWLSWSTMPYPEQNLMYGIARDITDRKQMEAERLAAEQERDRFFNLSVDLLAVVSFDGYFVRLNPAFEQILGFTNAELMAEPFINFLHPDDREQTIAGAQSLADGKSVVNFENRYRCKDGTYRWVSWNAIPHVPSQVWYTIGHDITERKQMEAALQASERKFSAIFEQSFELMGIVSLDGVLLEVNQTALDSISARKEDIAGQYFWDTPWWHTEQLQQQLKEAIDRAIKGKFSRYEVQFPAPNGTILTTDFSIKPVLDETDRVVMLVAEARDITDRKQAQATLEARNRELDSFVHIVSHDLKAPLRAVANLSKWIEEDFDGSLSPTNQRQMELLRGRIQRMEATIDGLLDYARIGRTEDCLEPVSVSELLAETIETLAPPPTFNIAIAQNLPTLHAKRMLLSQVFTNLIGNAVKHHDRVDGSLHLGIAERQEFYEFAIADDGPGIAPEQHDRIFQIFQAVNPQQRTDSTGVGLAIVKKIVEAEGGTIRLESQLGRGTTFYFTWPKRS comes from the coding sequence ATGCTGGAGGCAGAATCGGTAGCTGAGGGACTAGAAATCTGTCAAAGGCAACAGATCGATGGAGTTTTGCTCGATTACGCACTGCCAGATGCCGATGGGTTGGAGTTTTTAGCAGAATTGTCCGCTCGAACTAACAGCTCTCTTCCGCCCGTAGTGATGATGACGGGGCAAGGTAGCGAAAGTGTTGCCGTGCGCGCTATTAAAGCAGGTGCCCAAGATTATTTAGTCAAGCGCGATCTGACGCCAGAATTGTTGCAGTTGACGATGCGTAAAGCAGTTGAAAATGCCCGCCTGCGGCGGCAGTTGCAGCAGTGTCAAGAGCGGTTTAAGACGTCGATCGACAACATGCGCGAGTGCGTGAGCATTTTTTCGGCCATCCGCGATGATGCTGGGCAGATTATCGACTTCCGATTTGATTATCTCAATCAGGCAGCATTAGAAAACAATCGGATGACTGCCAAAGATATCGGTAAATCTCTGTGTAAGCTGTTTCCCGCCTTTCGCACTTCCGGCTTATTTGAAGAATATTGCCAACTAATAGCGACTGGCGAGCCGCTAATTAGAGAAAATCTCGTCTATGAGGATGTGTTTGGAGGCGAAACACTCACTCGGGTTTATTCTATCTATGCGACCAAATTAGATGATGGGTTTGTGTCTTGCTGTCGGGATGAAACCGCCAAAAGACAAGCAGAACAAGATCTCCAAGCAGCGAACGAGCAGATTATCGATATCTGGGAAAGCATGACCGATGCGTATGTCACAGTCGATCGAGATTGGCGGATTATTTATGCCAACCAAGCCGCCACGCAATCCATTGTCCACCTCACCAGGTTGGCACCCGCAGAATTTATAGGCAAATCCCATTGGGATTTGTTTCCCTCATTAGTCGGTGGTGATGTCGAGCGGGAGTATCGACGCGCACTCACAGATCGAGTTGTCGTACAGATGGAAGTATGGTTCGAGCCGAATGCGAGTTGGTTTGAAGCGCATCTTTATCCCGCCGCCGAAGGCTTGGGAATTTACTTTCGGGATATTACCGATCGCAAACAAATGGAGGCAGAGCGGCTAGAAGCACAGCAAGAGCGCGATCGCTTTTTCAATCTGTCGATCGACCTATTGGCGATCGGCAATTTTCAGGGGTATTTCACGCGGCTCAATCCAGCTTGGGAGAAGACATTGGGTTACACTCACGCCGAATTAATGGCGCGTCCGTTTGTGGAATTGGTTCATCCTGACGATCGATCGAGCACGGAAGAGGCAATCCGCCTAGGCTTGAGTGAAAGTTGGGTAAGTACGGATTTTGAAAATCGCTATCGGTGCAAAGATGGTTCGTATCGCTGGCTATCGTGGAGTACGATGCCTTATCCAGAGCAAAACTTAATGTATGGGATCGCGCGCGATATTACCGATCGCAAGCAAATGGAGGCAGAGCGGCTAGCAGCAGAGCAAGAACGCGATCGCTTTTTCAATCTATCGGTCGATCTGCTGGCAGTTGTCAGTTTTGATGGGTATTTCGTCCGCCTCAATCCAGCCTTCGAGCAAATCTTGGGTTTCACTAATGCCGAATTAATGGCCGAACCCTTTATTAACTTCTTGCATCCTGACGATCGAGAGCAGACAATTGCAGGTGCTCAAAGTTTGGCAGATGGTAAGTCGGTGGTGAATTTTGAGAATCGTTATCGCTGTAAAGATGGCACCTATCGCTGGGTGTCGTGGAATGCGATCCCACACGTACCCAGCCAAGTCTGGTACACGATCGGGCATGATATTACCGAGCGCAAACAGATGGAAGCGGCATTGCAGGCGAGCGAGCGCAAGTTTAGTGCGATTTTCGAGCAGAGTTTCGAGCTGATGGGGATTGTCAGTCTGGATGGGGTATTGCTAGAAGTCAATCAAACCGCCCTAGACTCAATTTCCGCTCGCAAAGAAGACATCGCCGGACAGTATTTTTGGGATACGCCCTGGTGGCATACCGAACAGCTCCAGCAGCAACTCAAAGAAGCGATCGATCGAGCTATTAAGGGCAAATTTAGCCGCTACGAAGTGCAATTTCCCGCTCCCAATGGCACGATCTTGACAACCGACTTTTCAATCAAACCCGTACTCGATGAGACCGATCGAGTCGTCATGCTGGTCGCCGAAGCTCGTGACATTACCGATCGCAAACAAGCTCAAGCTACACTCGAAGCACGCAATCGAGAGCTAGATAGCTTCGTGCATATCGTCTCTCACGATCTCAAAGCACCCCTGCGTGCTGTTGCCAATCTCTCCAAGTGGATCGAAGAAGACTTCGACGGATCGCTCTCACCCACCAATCAACGGCAAATGGAACTATTGCGCGGTCGCATCCAGCGCATGGAAGCCACGATCGATGGCTTGCTAGACTACGCCCGCATCGGTCGCACCGAAGACTGCCTCGAACCAGTCTCAGTGTCAGAACTACTGGCAGAAACGATCGAAACCCTCGCACCACCGCCGACATTTAATATCGCGATCGCCCAAAATCTCCCGACTCTTCACGCCAAGCGAATGCTGTTATCTCAAGTATTTACCAATCTGATCGGTAATGCTGTCAAACATCACGATCGCGTGGATGGATCGCTCCATTTGGGCATCGCCGAACGTCAAGAATTCTACGAATTTGCGATCGCCGATGATGGCCCAGGCATCGCACCAGAGCAACACGATCGGATATTTCAGATTTTTCAAGCCGTCAATCCCCAACAACGTACTGACAGTACGGGCGTCGGTTTGGCGATCGTCAAAAAAATCGTCGAAGCAGAAGGCGGTACGATTCGCCTCGAATCTCAACTAGGTCGCGGAACGACGTTCTATTTTACGTGGCCAAAGCGATCTTAA
- a CDS encoding inositol monophosphatase family protein — translation MEFWNQVLEVASSTAQRVGAQLLLDFGRVQGLEKADGSLVTQSDEWADREIRSSIAKAFPEHAILSEEAEHGFTDAQWTWIIDPLDGTTNFTRGIPLWGISIGLLYYGEPVFGYVYFPPVNQTFYGYWAGNSGLDLPVGAYLNDKPIHVSQDSPSGNHFFSLCARSLQVWQPGFPCKIRMLGVATYNFLAVAAGASLGGVEATPKIWDLAAVWAIVHAAGGTWVSLSDEPTFPAVVGRNYGSYAMPSLIVNQPALADRLLPLMESIRK, via the coding sequence ATGGAATTTTGGAATCAAGTATTAGAAGTAGCTAGTAGTACCGCCCAACGTGTTGGAGCACAATTGTTGCTGGACTTTGGACGCGTGCAGGGATTAGAAAAAGCGGATGGAAGTCTAGTTACTCAGTCTGATGAATGGGCGGATCGAGAAATTCGATCGAGTATTGCCAAAGCTTTTCCGGAACATGCCATTTTGAGTGAGGAAGCCGAACACGGGTTTACAGATGCCCAATGGACGTGGATTATCGATCCACTCGATGGGACGACCAATTTTACGCGCGGGATTCCGTTGTGGGGCATCTCGATCGGGTTACTTTATTACGGCGAGCCTGTATTCGGTTATGTTTATTTTCCGCCTGTCAACCAAACTTTTTACGGCTATTGGGCGGGGAATAGTGGATTAGATCTACCCGTGGGGGCATATCTAAACGATAAACCGATTCATGTCAGTCAGGATTCACCTAGTGGCAATCATTTTTTTAGTTTGTGTGCCCGCTCTCTTCAGGTCTGGCAGCCAGGATTTCCTTGTAAAATTCGGATGCTTGGGGTCGCTACTTACAATTTTTTGGCAGTTGCTGCTGGTGCGAGTCTGGGCGGGGTAGAAGCAACACCCAAAATCTGGGATTTGGCAGCGGTGTGGGCCATCGTACACGCCGCTGGAGGAACGTGGGTATCTCTCAGCGATGAACCAACTTTTCCAGCCGTTGTCGGTCGAAATTATGGCAGTTATGCCATGCCGAGTCTGATTGTCAATCAACCAGCTTTGGCAGATCGGCTTTTACCGCTGATGGAATCGATTCGGAAGTGA
- the psb29 gene encoding photosystem II biogenesis protein Psp29 — MNNQSTVSDTKRNFYSQHTRPINSIYRRVVEELMVEMHLLSTNVDFAYDPIYALGVVSSFDRFMTSYRPEADKQSIFVALCESMGGNAQQYRTDATAVEEFARSMQGSDIIDWIAHPTADGMGAQLATTLQSIASNPKFKYSRLFGIGLFTILEQAAPDLLKDEKKREAAVLQIAEALHLPKDKAQKDLDTYRSNLDKLVQMEAVMADLAEAERKKREKRAQAKVEASVAAEAE; from the coding sequence GTGAATAACCAGAGTACTGTCTCCGATACTAAGCGTAATTTCTACTCCCAACATACACGCCCGATTAATTCGATTTATCGGCGGGTGGTAGAAGAATTAATGGTAGAAATGCATTTACTTTCTACCAATGTTGATTTTGCCTACGATCCGATTTATGCGCTGGGTGTAGTCAGCAGCTTCGATCGGTTCATGACCAGTTATCGTCCCGAAGCAGATAAGCAATCGATTTTTGTCGCTTTATGTGAGTCGATGGGTGGTAATGCCCAACAATATCGCACCGATGCCACCGCAGTCGAAGAATTTGCCCGCAGTATGCAAGGGAGCGATATCATCGATTGGATCGCTCACCCTACTGCCGACGGCATGGGAGCGCAACTAGCTACTACCCTCCAATCGATCGCCAGCAACCCCAAATTTAAGTACAGTCGCTTATTTGGCATCGGTCTATTTACCATTCTCGAACAAGCAGCACCAGACTTGCTCAAAGACGAGAAAAAACGTGAAGCAGCAGTCCTCCAAATCGCTGAAGCACTGCACCTACCTAAAGATAAAGCCCAAAAAGATCTAGATACCTATCGCAGCAATCTAGATAAACTAGTTCAAATGGAAGCAGTCATGGCCGACTTAGCCGAAGCCGAACGCAAAAAACGTGAAAAACGCGCCCAGGCTAAGGTGGAAGCTAGTGTAGCGGCTGAGGCGGAGTAG
- a CDS encoding tetratricopeptide repeat protein: MAGNHNVAAWLLFGTIAISTIFPPQASLAFTLDPTTSHARVNVQPDEAIDRYQQGLTAAAAGNFNLAITNFDRAIQLDARYLQAYIERGNVKDAVGDLSGAIADYTKAISIDPKFATAYYNRGTVSAKSGRHSDAIRDFKKAIALDPRYAPAYMNLGNELDDLGDSAGALQNYDRALKIDPNYALAYLNRGIAHERAGNRTQAIADLQLAANLFKAAGNLDRYNRALKMISNLRTPAY, from the coding sequence ATGGCTGGAAATCATAATGTGGCCGCATGGTTATTATTCGGGACGATCGCGATCTCCACTATATTTCCGCCACAAGCTAGTTTGGCATTTACACTCGATCCCACCACAAGTCATGCGAGGGTAAATGTCCAGCCTGATGAGGCGATCGATCGTTACCAGCAAGGCTTAACGGCTGCGGCTGCGGGCAATTTCAATCTGGCAATAACTAATTTCGATCGGGCCATCCAGCTTGATGCTCGTTATCTCCAAGCTTATATCGAACGAGGCAATGTCAAGGATGCCGTGGGCGATTTGTCTGGGGCAATTGCCGACTATACTAAGGCAATCTCGATCGACCCTAAATTTGCTACGGCTTACTACAATCGCGGGACGGTATCGGCAAAAAGCGGTCGTCATTCTGACGCGATTCGGGACTTTAAAAAAGCGATCGCCCTCGACCCTCGCTATGCTCCAGCTTACATGAATTTGGGTAACGAGCTAGACGATCTGGGCGATTCGGCTGGCGCACTCCAAAATTACGATCGGGCACTTAAAATCGATCCCAATTACGCTCTAGCTTATCTCAATCGAGGCATCGCTCACGAACGTGCTGGCAATCGGACTCAAGCTATTGCCGATCTTCAGTTGGCTGCTAATTTATTTAAAGCAGCAGGTAATCTCGATCGATACAATCGCGCTCTAAAAATGATTAGCAATCTTCGTACTCCAGCTTATTAA
- a CDS encoding Hsp20/alpha crystallin family protein yields MTLVRWQPFRNVTTLQREMDRLFDSLTEHEDSLYRTAFAPAAELQVDRDNVYLQLEVPGLTPEEIEVQVTADSVIIDGERKEEKQVEEQGMKRSEFRYGKFHRTIGLPEKVQRDRVQAKYEHGILKLTLPKAEDEKNKTVKVLVEA; encoded by the coding sequence ATGACATTAGTTCGTTGGCAACCTTTCCGCAATGTGACTACCTTACAACGCGAAATGGATCGATTATTCGATAGTCTAACCGAGCATGAAGATAGCTTGTACCGGACTGCTTTTGCTCCCGCAGCCGAGCTACAAGTCGATCGAGATAATGTCTATCTGCAACTAGAAGTTCCTGGTTTAACACCCGAAGAAATCGAAGTCCAAGTTACTGCCGATTCAGTAATTATCGATGGGGAACGTAAAGAAGAAAAACAAGTTGAAGAACAAGGCATGAAGCGATCGGAATTCCGTTATGGTAAGTTTCATCGCACGATCGGTCTTCCTGAAAAAGTTCAGCGCGATCGCGTTCAGGCAAAATACGAACATGGGATCTTAAAACTGACGCTACCTAAAGCCGAAGACGAGAAAAACAAAACCGTCAAAGTTTTAGTAGAAGCTTAA
- the tatC gene encoding twin-arginine translocase subunit TatC, with amino-acid sequence MTPEVDTDLQSTGELSTAIWSPDPDLNEELDELDELSAELEMSFFDHLEELRLRIFYSILAVAIGAMGCFVYAKQIVQVLEIPAVGIKFLQLAPGEYFFVSVKVAGYCGLLVASPVILYQIIRFVLPGLTRRERQLVLPVVIGSSVLFVGGIAFAYYALIPAALNFLIGYGENVVEQAWSIDRYFEFVLVLLFATGLLFELPVVQILLSLLGILSSAVMLSGWKSVVVGSMVVGAIVTPSTDPLTQSLLAGAVLALYFGGIGVVKLLGK; translated from the coding sequence ATGACTCCAGAAGTAGACACCGATCTTCAGTCCACTGGCGAACTGAGTACTGCAATATGGTCGCCAGATCCCGATCTGAATGAAGAATTAGACGAATTAGACGAACTCTCCGCCGAGCTGGAGATGTCTTTTTTCGACCATTTGGAAGAATTACGCCTGCGGATATTTTATTCGATCCTGGCGGTGGCGATCGGTGCAATGGGCTGTTTTGTCTATGCCAAACAAATCGTCCAAGTTTTAGAAATACCTGCGGTTGGCATCAAATTTCTGCAACTGGCTCCAGGTGAATACTTTTTTGTTTCGGTGAAGGTAGCGGGATATTGTGGCTTATTAGTCGCTAGTCCGGTAATTCTTTATCAAATCATCCGATTCGTTCTTCCTGGATTGACACGGCGCGAGCGTCAGTTGGTTTTACCCGTGGTAATTGGTTCGTCGGTGCTATTTGTAGGTGGGATTGCGTTTGCTTATTACGCGCTCATTCCGGCTGCACTCAATTTCTTAATCGGTTATGGCGAAAATGTCGTCGAGCAGGCTTGGTCGATCGATCGATACTTTGAGTTTGTATTAGTCTTATTATTTGCGACGGGGTTACTGTTTGAACTACCAGTGGTACAAATTTTATTATCCCTATTGGGCATTCTTTCTTCCGCCGTGATGTTATCTGGCTGGAAGAGTGTGGTGGTAGGATCGATGGTAGTCGGTGCGATCGTCACTCCCTCTACAGATCCGCTGACTCAGAGTTTACTTGCAGGTGCGGTGTTAGCTTTATATTTTGGCGGGATTGGCGTTGTGAAGTTATTGGGTAAATAA